From Thermogladius calderae 1633, a single genomic window includes:
- a CDS encoding 50S ribosomal protein L37ae: MGRTKVVGPAGRFGARYGSTLRKKVRDVLLKRYSPQQCPFCGYTGGVVRVSVGLWTCRKCGAVWAGGAYYHRTEISKYFPKVVVRE; encoded by the coding sequence ATGGGAAGGACGAAGGTCGTTGGTCCCGCCGGTAGGTTCGGGGCGAGGTATGGCTCTACTTTGAGGAAGAAGGTTAGGGACGTATTGCTCAAGAGGTATTCTCCCCAGCAGTGCCCCTTCTGTGGCTACACGGGTGGAGTGGTGAGAGTGTCGGTCGGTCTGTGGACTTGTAGAAAGTGCGGAGCCGTTTGGGCCGGCGGCGCGTACTACCACAGGACAGAGATCAGCAAGTACTTTCCCAAGGTTGTTGTAAGGGAGTAG
- a CDS encoding Brix domain-containing protein: protein MFLVTTSHRPSQRLRSFVKDLTLVLPGSVRVTRGKRRLLDLAYLALLLKKKYLVVAANKKGNPAVIHVYVVHYDAEGKVAASRYFDVLLGGVRLSREGGAKLTTPITSYSSVDESNCSSSKCLELAGLLMSLLRDFINKSSAFKISLHDEGGNVTVKILSRNGDVVGPVLKVRGFKTYGEQG from the coding sequence TTGTTTTTAGTTACTACGTCGCATCGCCCGAGCCAGAGACTCAGGTCTTTCGTTAAAGACCTCACCCTCGTCTTACCCGGCTCTGTCAGAGTTACCAGAGGTAAAAGAAGACTCCTTGATCTAGCCTACCTCGCGTTGCTATTGAAAAAGAAGTATCTAGTTGTAGCCGCGAATAAGAAGGGAAACCCGGCGGTTATTCACGTCTATGTAGTCCACTACGATGCCGAGGGTAAAGTCGCGGCGTCGAGGTACTTTGACGTCCTCCTAGGTGGCGTAAGGCTCTCCAGAGAGGGAGGAGCCAAGTTAACGACCCCCATAACATCATACAGTAGCGTCGACGAGTCGAACTGCTCTAGCAGTAAGTGCCTAGAACTAGCAGGGTTATTGATGAGCTTACTTAGGGACTTCATCAACAAGTCGTCAGCCTTCAAGATATCTCTACACGACGAGGGGGGTAATGTAACGGTTAAAATACTTTCTCGGAATGGAGATGTAGTCGGCCCCGTGTTAAAGGTGAGGGGCTTCAAGACTTATGGAGAACAAGGTTGA
- the rrp42 gene encoding exosome complex protein Rrp42, whose product MSITPQREPIMPKIRAETIVRMLKKGERIDNRGLHDYRNISVSVGIISKAEGSALVKLGGTQVIAGVKAELGTPFEDRPNEGVLQVHAEFVPLASPSFEPGPPNEEAIEVARVIDRSLREPKVVDLSKLVIQPGRLAWVIYDDVYVIDHDGNILDTGMIASMIALATSKLPRLDTTAEGIKVVYGTKDTPLPINTLVTTVTMGVLGDILVVDPSLEEESVIDTFLSISVDEKGRIVGLQKRGPRSITPKTLDSAVEIALKAGEQVLSFIRRVISNPQEYTKW is encoded by the coding sequence ATGTCGATAACTCCTCAAAGAGAGCCTATAATGCCCAAGATAAGGGCTGAGACAATAGTAAGGATGCTGAAGAAGGGTGAACGTATAGACAACAGGGGTCTTCACGACTACAGGAACATCTCGGTAAGCGTCGGCATAATAAGTAAGGCGGAAGGAAGCGCCCTAGTGAAGCTGGGGGGTACGCAGGTTATAGCGGGTGTGAAAGCGGAGCTGGGCACGCCTTTCGAGGATAGGCCGAATGAGGGGGTTTTACAGGTTCACGCCGAATTCGTACCACTAGCCTCCCCCTCCTTCGAGCCCGGACCCCCGAACGAGGAGGCGATAGAGGTCGCAAGGGTAATAGACAGGAGTCTCAGAGAGCCTAAGGTAGTAGACCTATCTAAGCTGGTGATCCAACCAGGTAGGCTAGCGTGGGTTATATACGACGACGTCTACGTGATAGACCACGACGGGAACATACTAGATACCGGAATGATAGCGTCCATGATAGCCCTCGCCACGTCGAAGTTACCTAGACTCGACACAACAGCGGAGGGCATCAAAGTCGTCTACGGGACCAAGGATACACCTCTACCGATAAACACTCTCGTGACAACGGTAACCATGGGCGTGCTAGGTGATATTCTGGTCGTAGACCCGTCGCTCGAGGAGGAGAGCGTGATAGACACGTTCTTGTCGATCTCGGTGGACGAGAAGGGACGTATAGTAGGCCTACAGAAGAGAGGGCCGAGAAGTATCACGCCTAAAACGTTGGACTCTGCTGTCGAAATAGCTTTAAAGGCTGGCGAACAAGTCTTAAGCTTTATAAGGAGGGTTATAAGCAATCCACAAGAGTACACGAAGTGGTAG
- a CDS encoding ribosome assembly factor SBDS translates to MTDKYVIVRLEEKGHRFEVLVNPDLALKVKEGKPVNVDDLLVGDFIYKDARKGLKASPESLREVFKTDDVRQIALEIVRRGEIQLTAEQRRKFVEEKKKQIITLISKNAVDPKTKLPIPQKRIELAIEQAKVSIDPFKPPEAQMEEILSKIARVIPIKIAKAYLSVRIPPEYAGKIHKPITQLGEVKKSTWMNDGSLLMEIEIPAGMQQEFIDKVNSLTKGTAQVKIISVG, encoded by the coding sequence TTGACAGATAAATACGTGATAGTGAGGCTCGAGGAGAAGGGGCACAGGTTTGAAGTGTTGGTTAACCCGGATTTAGCTCTGAAAGTAAAGGAGGGGAAGCCTGTTAACGTAGACGATCTTCTCGTAGGTGACTTCATTTACAAGGATGCGAGGAAGGGGTTGAAGGCGTCACCCGAGAGCCTGAGGGAGGTTTTTAAGACAGACGATGTCAGACAAATAGCCCTCGAGATCGTTCGGAGAGGCGAGATTCAGCTGACGGCTGAGCAGAGGCGGAAATTTGTCGAGGAGAAAAAGAAGCAGATCATAACCCTTATATCAAAAAACGCCGTGGACCCAAAGACTAAACTTCCAATACCTCAGAAGAGGATCGAATTGGCAATTGAGCAGGCAAAGGTTTCGATAGACCCATTCAAGCCCCCCGAGGCTCAAATGGAGGAGATCCTTTCTAAGATTGCGCGGGTGATACCAATAAAGATCGCCAAGGCGTACCTCAGTGTGAGGATTCCACCAGAGTATGCTGGGAAGATCCATAAGCCGATTACGCAGCTAGGCGAGGTAAAGAAGTCGACTTGGATGAATGACGGTAGTTTATTAATGGAGATAGAAATACCGGCAGGCATGCAACAGGAGTTCATAGACAAGGTGAACAGTTTAACAAAGGGTACGGCACAGGTCAAAATTATTAGCGTGGGTTGA
- the rrp4 gene encoding exosome complex RNA-binding protein Rrp4, with product MRDLKLKVYVADRQIVRPGDTLAEIEEDGNQGFKRLPEKHVYLVNNKIYSDAYGVASVSENDIAVIPFNTVYYPRRDDVVIGVIEGIGITAWEVNIRSPYKAYLNASDAIENFNPLYHDLKSYLDVGDMVLAKIVAFDRTRDPLLTIRGKGLGKIIEGIVIEVKPSRIPRIIGKKGSMFNLLTTKTGCDITVAQNGFIWAKCPDEYRGEVLTQAIKIIEEKPHARGLTEEVKQFLEQKLGG from the coding sequence TTGAGAGACTTGAAGCTCAAGGTCTACGTAGCGGATAGGCAGATTGTTAGGCCGGGGGATACTCTAGCCGAAATAGAGGAGGACGGGAACCAAGGCTTTAAGAGGCTACCGGAGAAGCACGTATACCTAGTAAACAACAAGATTTACTCCGACGCCTACGGGGTTGCCTCGGTCTCCGAGAACGACATAGCTGTCATACCATTCAACACTGTGTACTACCCTAGAAGAGACGACGTCGTGATCGGCGTTATCGAGGGGATCGGGATAACAGCTTGGGAAGTCAACATCAGGAGCCCGTATAAGGCCTACTTGAACGCGAGCGACGCTATAGAGAATTTTAACCCCTTATACCACGACTTGAAGTCCTACCTGGACGTAGGTGACATGGTACTAGCCAAGATCGTCGCCTTTGACAGGACGAGAGACCCCCTCCTCACGATAAGAGGTAAAGGTCTTGGCAAGATCATCGAGGGCATCGTAATAGAGGTTAAACCGAGTAGGATCCCTCGGATAATAGGCAAGAAGGGCAGTATGTTCAATTTGCTGACAACGAAAACGGGTTGCGACATAACAGTCGCCCAGAACGGCTTCATATGGGCGAAGTGCCCGGACGAGTACAGGGGGGAGGTTTTAACCCAGGCTATTAAGATAATAGAGGAAAAGCCACATGCGAGGGGCTTAACGGAGGAGGTAAAGCAGTTCCTGGAACAAAAACTGGGTGGTTAA
- a CDS encoding 50S ribosomal protein L15e codes for MAKSMYHYIAMLWKKPYEGTMKDLMRERLMKWRREAAVTRVEKPTRLNRARELGYKAKVGFIVVRVRVRKGGLRKQRPSSGRRPKRMGVYGYAPAKSLRLVAEERAARKYPGLEVLNSYYVGEDGRYKWYEVILVDPNHPSICKDPEVNWVCEPQNRGRVFRGLTSAGKKMRGLRKSRGLKGTHKHKWKKKAKERRLKKRHEASRGAREPWSEAEKKK; via the coding sequence ATGGCCAAGAGCATGTACCACTACATTGCGATGCTGTGGAAGAAGCCCTACGAAGGAACCATGAAAGACTTGATGAGAGAGCGGTTGATGAAGTGGAGGAGAGAAGCGGCTGTAACTAGAGTGGAGAAACCTACTCGTCTTAACAGAGCGAGAGAGCTGGGTTACAAGGCTAAAGTAGGGTTTATTGTGGTAAGGGTCAGAGTAAGGAAGGGTGGACTAAGGAAGCAGCGACCCTCGAGTGGTCGTAGACCCAAGCGGATGGGTGTCTACGGTTATGCGCCTGCGAAGAGCCTGAGACTGGTAGCAGAAGAGAGAGCCGCGAGGAAGTACCCGGGCTTGGAGGTGCTGAACAGCTACTACGTCGGCGAGGACGGCAGATACAAGTGGTACGAGGTCATACTCGTCGACCCCAACCACCCGTCTATCTGTAAAGACCCGGAGGTAAACTGGGTCTGCGAACCGCAGAACAGAGGGAGGGTATTCAGGGGTCTAACCAGTGCTGGCAAGAAAATGAGGGGTCTGAGGAAGAGTAGGGGGCTGAAGGGCACTCATAAGCACAAGTGGAAGAAGAAAGCCAAAGAGAGGAGGCTGAAGAAGAGGCACGAGGCTAGTAGGGGAGCAAGAGAACCTTGGAGCGAGGCAGAAAAGAAGAAGTAA
- a CDS encoding prefoldin subunit beta yields MSEQRLPPEVQQLIAQYQAMRESYVKVDSELKLVEAEISEIDNVLENLQYLQDSTEVYKLIGQVLVKKSKDEVVKELQERKELLSLKKEKYRKQLEVLSRQLADLESKIREVLSKYGFATQKQT; encoded by the coding sequence ATGAGCGAGCAGAGATTGCCACCTGAGGTTCAGCAGTTGATAGCACAGTACCAAGCTATGAGGGAGAGCTACGTCAAAGTCGACTCAGAGCTAAAACTCGTAGAGGCCGAGATATCCGAGATAGACAACGTACTAGAGAACCTGCAGTATCTACAGGACTCCACGGAGGTCTACAAGCTTATAGGTCAAGTCTTGGTAAAGAAAAGCAAGGACGAAGTGGTCAAAGAACTCCAAGAGAGGAAGGAGCTACTTAGTTTGAAGAAGGAAAAGTATAGGAAACAGCTAGAGGTTCTTTCCCGGCAGCTAGCAGACCTCGAGAGCAAGATCAGAGAGGTACTATCAAAGTATGGATTCGCGACCCAGAAGCAGACCTAA
- a CDS encoding RNase P subunit p30 family protein — protein MWLKDYKLVDEAKRLGYKVVSVEGLDSGEVSVDPNVFSKVVVVSDNIGNLKSALAGLKKPKTVVSVVPLNVEVARWVAHDRRVDSIIMTSRNQVVFDKKQASVMKYYNKPLEVPFTEIRGTNENNLAGFVKRLKLMISRKVPVIVSSGASDVLEYHHPLVVLSFIVKLLDVDYETAKAMLSTHPYKVLTRTAI, from the coding sequence TTGTGGCTGAAAGACTACAAGCTAGTAGATGAGGCTAAGAGACTTGGGTACAAGGTGGTTTCGGTCGAGGGGTTAGACTCAGGCGAGGTGTCAGTGGACCCCAACGTTTTCTCGAAGGTCGTCGTAGTCTCGGACAACATAGGTAATCTTAAGAGCGCTCTTGCCGGTCTCAAGAAACCCAAAACCGTTGTGAGCGTCGTTCCACTGAATGTCGAAGTAGCAAGGTGGGTAGCCCACGATAGACGCGTCGACAGCATTATCATGACGTCGAGGAACCAGGTTGTGTTTGACAAGAAGCAGGCGTCGGTTATGAAGTACTACAATAAGCCCCTTGAGGTACCGTTTACGGAGATAAGGGGGACGAACGAGAATAACCTCGCAGGGTTCGTTAAAAGACTCAAGTTGATGATCTCCAGGAAGGTGCCAGTCATAGTATCGAGCGGTGCTAGTGACGTTCTCGAATACCATCACCCCTTGGTGGTCTTGTCGTTTATCGTGAAACTATTAGACGTGGACTACGAGACGGCGAAGGCAATGCTTTCTACGCATCCTTACAAAGTCCTCACTAGAACGGCGATCTGA
- the psmA gene encoding archaeal proteasome endopeptidase complex subunit alpha, with the protein MSFGISAAAYDRAITIFSPDGRIYQVEYAFESVRRGWTTVGLKSKTAAMVVVEKKKIAPLVDENLIQKIFKIDDHVGSSFAGIASDGRVLIEYARQVALLHRLYYDEPAPIEYLAKRVCDVKQAYTQHAGVRPFGVAVIFAGIDEQGTQLFMTEPSGRYLSYYAVAIGEKANAVSEFMEKNYKYDMSVEETIKLGIQAIASVLDAKPSSEFIEAGYVDTDSRKFKIMSRQEIDDVLKQLAKEGKVKM; encoded by the coding sequence ATGAGTTTCGGGATATCAGCGGCGGCCTACGACAGGGCGATCACGATATTCTCACCCGACGGACGTATATACCAGGTTGAGTACGCTTTCGAGTCTGTTAGAAGAGGCTGGACTACAGTTGGGTTGAAGAGCAAAACAGCGGCAATGGTTGTTGTGGAGAAGAAGAAAATAGCGCCTCTAGTTGACGAGAATTTGATACAGAAGATATTCAAAATAGACGACCACGTTGGCTCGAGTTTCGCTGGTATCGCGAGCGACGGGCGCGTCTTGATCGAGTATGCTAGGCAGGTAGCCTTGTTACATAGGCTGTATTACGACGAGCCAGCCCCCATAGAGTACCTTGCGAAGAGGGTATGCGACGTGAAGCAGGCTTACACGCAACACGCAGGTGTTAGGCCTTTCGGTGTAGCAGTGATATTCGCAGGCATAGACGAACAGGGGACGCAACTCTTTATGACAGAGCCTAGTGGGAGATACCTCAGCTACTACGCCGTGGCCATCGGTGAGAAAGCCAACGCGGTATCGGAGTTCATGGAGAAGAACTACAAGTACGACATGAGCGTAGAGGAGACGATCAAGCTCGGAATACAGGCTATCGCCTCGGTGCTCGATGCAAAGCCCTCTAGTGAGTTCATCGAGGCCGGCTACGTTGACACCGACTCCAGGAAATTCAAGATAATGAGCAGACAGGAGATAGACGACGTGTTAAAGCAGCTGGCAAAGGAAGGAAAAGTGAAAATGTGA
- a CDS encoding redox-regulated ATPase YchF, with amino-acid sequence MPPPERLIGIVGKTNVGKSTLFSAMTLATVKIANHPFTTIEPNVGVGYIRIRCAHVELNLPSCNPRTGACIRGERFVPVKIMDVAGLIPGASQGRGLGNKFMDDLRQADVLIHVVDAAGSTDPEGRPVRPGSFDPVEEVKLIQAEIDEWFWGVVKKLWETKIQRSLHSTVDQVDLLARSLSGLSIRKQHIVEALREVDLESKNLKNWSLDDVRSFSLAVRRLSKPIVIAANKIDVPEASENVRRLVEVFGKESVVPVSSLAELLLRKLAADGVVEYLPGDPSFRVVDEKKLSGQYKRALELIEESVLRVYGSTGVQSLLNKAVFEVLRLIPVYPVEDANKYTDHHGNVLPDVYLVPWGTTAKELAYMIHTDLGEGFLYAINARTKERVGEDYQLKYGDVIKVVSAKSRR; translated from the coding sequence ATGCCTCCACCAGAGCGCCTCATCGGTATTGTGGGTAAGACGAACGTCGGTAAATCAACGCTCTTCTCCGCTATGACGCTCGCGACTGTGAAGATAGCGAACCACCCGTTTACGACTATTGAGCCCAATGTGGGAGTTGGGTACATCAGGATAAGATGCGCCCACGTAGAACTAAACCTACCCTCGTGCAACCCTAGGACGGGTGCCTGTATTAGGGGCGAGCGGTTCGTGCCGGTTAAGATTATGGACGTGGCTGGACTGATACCAGGGGCGAGCCAAGGTAGAGGGCTCGGCAACAAGTTCATGGATGACCTTCGCCAAGCAGACGTGTTGATCCACGTTGTCGACGCGGCCGGATCCACTGACCCCGAAGGGAGGCCTGTACGACCTGGTTCATTCGACCCGGTAGAAGAGGTCAAACTTATTCAGGCCGAGATTGACGAGTGGTTCTGGGGCGTCGTCAAGAAGCTCTGGGAGACTAAAATCCAGCGGAGCCTCCACAGTACCGTGGACCAGGTCGACCTACTAGCGAGAAGCCTATCGGGATTATCCATAAGGAAACAACACATCGTCGAGGCCCTAAGAGAAGTGGATTTGGAAAGCAAGAACTTGAAGAACTGGTCGCTGGACGATGTCAGGTCCTTTAGCCTAGCTGTTAGAAGGCTGAGCAAGCCGATAGTTATAGCAGCCAACAAAATAGATGTGCCGGAGGCTAGCGAGAATGTTAGGAGGCTCGTAGAGGTCTTCGGCAAAGAGAGCGTAGTACCTGTAAGCTCCCTCGCAGAGTTGTTGCTGAGGAAACTCGCAGCAGACGGAGTCGTAGAGTACCTGCCCGGAGACCCCTCGTTTAGGGTTGTCGACGAAAAGAAGCTATCGGGACAGTACAAGAGGGCGCTGGAGCTCATAGAAGAAAGCGTCTTAAGAGTCTATGGTAGCACCGGGGTTCAGTCGCTATTGAACAAAGCTGTATTCGAAGTGCTACGCTTAATACCCGTTTACCCTGTCGAGGATGCTAACAAGTACACAGACCACCACGGCAACGTGTTACCTGATGTCTACCTAGTTCCATGGGGGACTACAGCCAAGGAGCTCGCGTACATGATACACACAGACCTGGGTGAAGGGTTCTTGTACGCTATTAATGCACGTACTAAGGAGAGAGTCGGCGAGGACTACCAGCTCAAGTACGGCGACGTCATTAAGGTCGTTTCAGCCAAATCGAGACGTTGA
- a CDS encoding Rpp14/Pop5 family protein translates to MDIYQLLSVLSIILSGISLVTVLVVLLDPTVVCKAFTWLSRARRVGRYRKRYLAIMYYPPGRFKETGELEKALRSVVMRSFGVVYLASIDPKVVYFDPGGSKAIVRFNGRFKVEFLASLAASSELGFKIIPVGIAGTFKSAKKKLG, encoded by the coding sequence GTGGACATTTACCAGTTATTATCGGTCCTCTCTATAATACTGTCGGGAATCTCTCTCGTCACCGTTCTCGTAGTTCTCTTAGACCCGACGGTAGTTTGCAAGGCATTTACGTGGTTGTCGCGTGCTAGGAGAGTCGGAAGGTACAGGAAGAGGTACCTCGCCATAATGTACTACCCTCCAGGTCGCTTTAAGGAAACAGGGGAGTTGGAGAAGGCTTTGAGATCGGTTGTGATGAGGTCTTTCGGAGTTGTCTACTTAGCTAGTATAGACCCCAAGGTTGTATACTTCGACCCGGGCGGGTCTAAGGCTATAGTGAGGTTCAATGGTAGGTTTAAGGTCGAGTTTCTAGCTTCTCTAGCGGCTTCTAGTGAGCTGGGTTTCAAAATAATACCCGTGGGTATAGCAGGCACGTTTAAGTCTGCGAAGAAGAAGCTTGGTTGA
- a CDS encoding KEOPS complex subunit Pcc1, which produces MENKVELEVRGLDENITRSIVESLRPEIESLPEACRGELELKESTLRVVVSCTRIGLLRAVVNSIISTISMLMELKAVIEE; this is translated from the coding sequence ATGGAGAACAAGGTTGAGCTCGAGGTAAGAGGTCTCGACGAGAACATCACTAGGTCCATCGTGGAGTCTCTGCGGCCAGAGATAGAGAGCCTACCGGAGGCCTGCAGAGGCGAGCTAGAGTTGAAGGAGTCTACGCTCAGGGTCGTTGTATCGTGTACTAGGATAGGTCTTTTAAGAGCGGTTGTTAATAGTATAATAAGTACCATATCAATGCTTATGGAGTTAAAGGCGGTGATCGAGGAATGA
- the rrp41 gene encoding exosome complex exonuclease Rrp41: MSESKPKLIREDGLRVDGRKPDELRPIRMEIGVLKNANGSALVEYGGTKVLAAVYGPREVIPKAVQLPDRAVLRVRYHMAPFSTTEHKSPAPTRREIELSKVIREALESVVFADQFPRASIDVFIEVIQADGGTRTAGLTAASLALADAGIPMKDLVAGVAVGKVEGVLVLDINELEDEYGEADLPVGYAVGIGEIVLLQLNGVLTVEEFKKAIELAKRGAEKVYALMKETLHKKYLSALES; encoded by the coding sequence GTGTCGGAATCTAAACCCAAGCTAATCCGCGAGGACGGGTTGAGGGTCGACGGTAGGAAACCAGACGAACTGAGGCCCATAAGAATGGAGATAGGCGTACTGAAGAACGCGAACGGCTCCGCCCTAGTTGAGTACGGTGGAACAAAAGTTCTAGCAGCTGTGTACGGACCTAGAGAGGTAATACCCAAGGCTGTGCAGCTCCCGGACAGAGCCGTACTAAGGGTGAGGTACCATATGGCCCCGTTCTCGACCACAGAACACAAATCGCCTGCTCCTACAAGGAGAGAGATAGAGTTGTCCAAAGTCATAAGAGAAGCGCTGGAGTCAGTGGTATTCGCAGACCAGTTCCCCAGAGCCAGCATAGACGTGTTCATTGAGGTGATACAGGCCGACGGCGGTACAAGGACGGCCGGGTTGACAGCAGCGTCGTTGGCGCTAGCCGACGCGGGCATACCAATGAAAGACTTAGTGGCCGGGGTCGCGGTGGGCAAAGTAGAGGGGGTCCTAGTACTAGACATAAACGAGCTTGAGGACGAGTACGGCGAGGCAGACCTGCCTGTAGGGTATGCTGTGGGCATTGGCGAGATAGTCCTACTTCAGCTGAACGGTGTTCTAACAGTGGAAGAGTTCAAGAAGGCCATTGAACTCGCGAAGAGGGGGGCCGAGAAAGTGTATGCTTTGATGAAGGAGACGTTGCACAAGAAGTATTTGTCCGCACTAGAGTCGTGA
- a CDS encoding RNA-binding domain-containing protein, translated as MERGRKEEVKLGVKEVEVSTHCHATEDCSRVLVALHNVIPAELRDRVRVEEEDLEGFYGNRIKVMKIRVGEKGVLENILRNLGKTDRSLLNASLDLRFDGRTGRFFIRLDKQSLFQGKFVLNDADDVVKVVVHFKGLKNVNELRSLLDSIPGE; from the coding sequence TTGGAGCGAGGCAGAAAAGAAGAAGTAAAACTCGGTGTAAAAGAGGTAGAGGTATCTACACACTGCCACGCGACGGAAGACTGTTCGAGAGTCCTGGTAGCTCTCCACAACGTTATACCCGCCGAGCTTAGAGACCGCGTGAGAGTCGAAGAAGAGGACCTAGAGGGCTTCTACGGGAACAGGATAAAGGTCATGAAGATTAGAGTCGGAGAGAAAGGCGTGCTCGAGAACATACTGAGAAACCTGGGCAAGACCGATAGGTCTCTACTAAACGCCTCGCTAGACCTGAGGTTTGATGGGAGAACTGGGAGGTTTTTCATAAGACTCGACAAGCAGAGCCTCTTTCAAGGCAAATTCGTCTTGAACGACGCCGACGACGTGGTCAAGGTAGTCGTCCACTTTAAGGGCTTAAAGAACGTGAACGAGTTAAGGTCTCTCCTCGACTCGATCCCCGGGGAGTGA